The following DNA comes from Lemur catta isolate mLemCat1 chromosome 19, mLemCat1.pri, whole genome shotgun sequence.
ACGTTCTACATtttcatcaatttaaaaataatgactaagAAAAATTTATCAGCAGGGCAGTCTCTGAGAGTATTGCCATTGTATATATCAGTATATCTGAAAATTCTTAAGGTGTTGTACACTTTCTACAAGCACATTCTcactatagaaaaagaaattgacacTCTAGGGACTTAATACTGTCAAGCTCCCAAATGCAGAACCGACATTCTTTTGAAATCTGCTGCTGAATTGAAACACTTTCAGTTTCTTCGGCTAACATTTCTAATACTGTGACTCTATTTCCCTGTCCTCTTGTTTCTATACTGATTCTGATGATACGTGTAGGATACCTTGAGTATCTCTGGTTCCGACTCAGTATTTCTGGTGCTTTATTCGTTAATCTTTATTCTTGAATGCCTTGTTCATTCATCCCATCCGACCTCTTCCCCAGCCCGTGGCAGCTGGCTTTCCTTTTGGTATAGTTCCAAGCAGAATTTTGAGACGTAACCTTCCCATGTATagtataaaaatatgcaaattttattcattatctttttattaaaaattgagatGTCAAATCCCTACACTAATaatgcagtcatttaaaaatattttttaccacaaGACATATTTATAAGTATTCTACATAGTGCTGTACCTTATTAAGAAGTACGTAAAAgagatctcttttttttcccttccagttTGAAGGATCTTAGCCACACAATGCATGAGAAGTTCCCTATTCAACGGGAAACATCCTTGTTTCCTGTTCAAGAATTATGCTTGGGCTTATAGCTACTTGTTACTAAGAGGACCGGATGTTTGAGCCACTTGGCTTTTTATAAGTTGAAGACAGACAGTCAAGTTTTCAACACCTAAATAGATGCACTTGACGCCTTGCTCTTTGATTTCTTCTGGGACTTGGGTTCTATAGACAGACACACTATCTGCTTTCTAACATTCAACACTTTCTAGTGCAGCGTAGGAGGTGAACTTAATGAGACCGGTAGTGTCCTAtgattcagatcttttgccttaCCAGTaagtaaatgttattttcccTCATGTAGGTGGACTGGAAGCCAGGCAGACAGAGAGGGATGTGATTATTTCCCTCCCTCCTAAGTGTGGGGTCAGTCTGGGTCTGACATGAAAATCTAACTTAGCTCATTTTAATTCAGCAAACACTTCTCTGAGCACTGTTTATATGCAGAACACGACAAGATACAGGGTGGGATTCAAAGATGAAAACTAAACTGTAAAAGTCTATTTTGGGAAGCTGTTGCTCAGGGAACTCTATTGATCCTCCTTCATCTGTGGTTGTGTTGATTTTCAGACAATTTAGATGATTGTGTAACAGAAGAGCTAGGTAGGTGCTGAATCCGCAGCTGAGCAGCCGCGGGGCTCTCAGACAGCCTGAGCCCACTCAGGATCCACAGTGACAGCAACTAAGCCAGCCTGAAACCCCCTGCCCCGGACGGCACTTTCCGGGTAGTGAACACTCAGCATGGAGATGCACAGAGTGAGTGAGGCTGCTGAGAACCGGGCCCTTCTCTAGGTTCTGAGTGATGACAGATTGGTTCAACCTTGGAGTCCTAGAATTGGACCAGAAACAGGAAGTGCTTGGATTCTCCGTCAGAGGTAATTATGCTCACAGGGCTCCACTCCACTCTCCGTCCTCCAAACGGTGTGTGCAGTTAGCTAGTTTCAGTCGCTGATAAGAATGGTAGCCGTTGTCCCTGGAGCACCATGCTAAGCACTTCCTATGTGCATCATTCTACTTGATCCTTTCAAACACGCTGCAACAGGTGCTGAAATCCGTTCTCTACTATGCCGGGAACTACCATAGGAACTGCTAcagcacagaagaggaaactgaggctcagggaggtaaAGCTGtgtgctcaaggtcactcagGATGGCAGATCCACGGGTCAAACCCAGCATGTGTGCAAGCACATACCCCATTCTTAGCCATTAATTTATAAACCAAGAATTCATACATCTTTTTAGTTGTATCACATGACAAAGGTCCTTTTTCCAAAGAAACTTTCTTGAATGCACTCAGCTGCTTTTCTGATCAGAAGTGCTCTGCACATTAACACTGAGCTGTGAGTTTGGACCTATGAATTCATGTTAAGAGAGGTTCACTATTCTATAGGCTGAAAAGTCTCAGGGAGAGCTTATTTTCCCTGTTCCACTGATGGCTAGTaaatcttctttcttctctgatcACCACTATGCtgtagttagaaaataaaaattgatatgtTTTCTCCATCCAGACAGAAGTTCTCAGAACAGCATTTGGGGAGGGAGTCACTGTTTATTGCTTTTCCAGTGACAAGCGTTGCTGGAGAAAAGACAAATACATCACTGAGTGGCAGAGCCTCTGCTTCATGTTCATGATCGATTTTTAGTGTTTtcaagagcaaaaaataaaatagtgaatgTGGTAGCTATAAAGTAGCAGCAAATGGAGGCATATTGCATACATAGACCATGattcaaaggatttttaaaatttatgcccCAAAGCAGGGAATATGGTTAAAATTACTTCTCATCATGCAGTAgtgatcacacacacaccacagtaCTGGGAGGCGATATTTTGGAGGCAGGATGAAtcaatgaataattatattttgatgCCATAACTTCTCTAGCAATAAAGAAATAGTTAGATATTCTACTTAAAAACTGACACCAACAAGAAAGATCCAAGCCTAGGTCAATCTGCTAAGTTATTGTTTCTACTGGGTATTGAAGCAGgggtatttttaatctttaaatgtaTCATTCATAGTATCCTCCAATGTGGTTCTAGTTTGATTAATGCAGCATTCTATCTTTTATGCgatttataatttattgttttaaataaataggtaCCCATTGGTGTCAATCCtatgaacatttgaaatatttctgtgttCATAGTAGGACTTACAGGTTTTCTGTTTCATGTTATGAGGGATCACATAAATTACAGATTGGGCCAGGAAGGAAAAATCTTGCTGGCCTTGTCCTCTTTTGAGAGGGACTTTGTGGGATGGGACTCATTCTTGTTTTCAGCCACTCTGCCTTTTGTTCATCCTTTGAACAAACCTACTGTATTTCTGCTTCAGTTTTTGCTGTGCTGCTGCCACTAAGAAATTAGCTCCAAGTGATCCTGCCCTCTGTAACATTTTCATGTTCAATCTCTTCTAATTGTGGTAGATCCCAGCTTGATGTGTCCTCTTCAGAGAGGCTTACTGGTCTCTTTGGTCTAAAGTAAGCtcccttcttttatcatttctcatCTTGTCCACTTTTTCCCCCTGgcaatttttattgtgattttaattttattgtcatttctttattatacattttctGCTCACTTCTAAAGGCAGGTATCATGTGTATCGTGTTCACCTGTATGTACCCAGCAACTCCCTGACTTTAGtcggtgctcaataaatactattaaatggataaatgattGTGTGAGTACAtctgaaggaagagaagaaaattcttGGTAAAGGGAGGAGTTTAAGCTGGCAAAGTGATTAAGATATAAGAAATGATAGGCTCATACTAGGGAAAAGTGACAGACAGAGTAGTGAGAATTTGTTCTATTGACACTGAGTGGCTGAGAACAAATTTTAAACAGAATGAGGATGAAGAGTATTAACAATAGTAGTGATATTATATATTGGAGCTGACTAGAAATTTGGTTATTTCAAGGAAAGGAGATACTATATTGCTTAAAATACACTGTATCAAACTAGAGCTATTTTGTTTAATCACTATGTCACCCACAGATGCCGTGGACCATAATTTCACAGCCTTTATATTTACCGTAGTGTCTTGCCATGTCTTATTCTGGGGTGACAATCAGTAGATCCTTGTGGAATGCTCATTGCATGAAGGAAGAATGGCAAAGGGTTTGTCCAACAAAAAGAatagcttaattttattttagcctAAGATAACTGTGTGAATTATAATTATCAAGGACATATTATACATTAGGACATATAGTTTCTCGCCAGCAGATGGGGCAGGCTGGTTTTCAGTTTATTGGACTTTCAGTTTGTCCTTGAAAGAGAGATGACTCTTAActagtatcatttaaaaatattttgtaaaatattatacatGCAAAGTGACAGAAAATACACCGAGCACAGCACCAGGAGGACCCTTCTCTGCGCGTGGGTGATTTGGATATGACATTTATCAATGCTGATCAGCTGGATGACTTTGGAGATCTGAGTGGCCTGGAGGATTTTCCATTCTTCGCTCTCTGTGCCATATGTTTTCCTTCCAAAACCTTCACGTTGTCAAAGGGAACAATGTTTCACAAGCAGAAAGGGAAAGCAACAAAGTGAAAGCTCTCTCTTTTCAGAGTCTGTTAAAAAGCTATTCTTTAGCAAAGCTACTTAAACATGAAGGTGAAAGTTTAAATGCATCTTACACAATGTAGACGAAGTCTAATCAATGATGTGATGACAACTATTGTTGACAGCTGTATGCAGGCATGTGGCAAGTTCCCTGCCTTTGAAAGATCGTCAGGTGAGAGTGAAAGGACAAATCAGCATTGAGACTTTGACTTCTCCTCTGTGACACACCTGATTCCACATTTTATCTCGGACCACACAGATGTGTCCGCTGCCTGGATCCTTTTCAACACTCACCGTTGGCTTCAAAcgcttgctttattttattttcttgcgcCACGCTCGCTTCCTGTGCCGTTGCTCGCCACTGTCTTGCACTTGTGCTGTTGAAGAGCCCTCCATGGCCCTTTAATATTTAAAGGCCAAGATCGTTTTGCAGGTTTTAGTTTAAAGGTAACCATAGCGCGCACACACATCCATTATTGATGGCAGAGAGGCGCTGCTCGGTCCTTGGGAATCTTCTTTCCTCTGGATGCTGGTTTCACAGCAGGGCTGCTGCGCTCAGCGTCGGCTCGGACCCTGCTGCGTGGACAGGGGCAGTCGCAGCAGATCCAGGATGCTGTGACCCGCTCACCTGGGTGGAGGTGACCATGCTAAAGAGAGAGATGAAGCCAGACAGTGACAGGCCACGGAGGGTGCGGTTTCGGGTGGCCTCGTCGCACAGCGGGCGGGTGCTGAAGGAAGTGTACGAGGACGGGCAGCCGCCCGGCTCCCTGGATTCCGAATGTGCCAGTACCTGCGGGGTGGATGGACTCAGTGATTCCGACGGCCCGCAGAACGGCCACCTGGGCTGGGAAGGCGACGGACCCGAGCATGACCAGGACAAGCTGCTAGTGTTAGCCAGGGCTGCCAGTGAGAAAGTTTTTGGGACAAGGAGAGTCAACATTTTAAGCAAAAATGGCACCGTCAGAGGCGTGAAGTACAAAGTGAGCGCTGGGCAGGCTCTGTTTAACAACCTGAGCACAGTGTTGCAGGTGAGTCTTTGCATCCCTCCTCCAGCTTTGCTGCTGACCCCCGGGGCAGGGCTTTTCGGTTCTCCGGTTCAAGGAGGCCTCTCCCGTGCACGGCTCCTGCATACTTCATGAGACTCTCCCCGTCCAAGTGAGACGGGGAGCCATGGATCTAAAATAGGGTCACTATGCCTAGAAACCAGACTGACTTCTCAAAGCAAAAGTTCTAACCTGCAAGTGCTCTTTTCTCCCAGTGTGTGATGAGCAAAACAATGTATCTACTTCTTTGCCAAGAAAAAGGCAGGCTCTCGTGTTCAGAGCATTTGAGTGAAACTTAGAAGTTAATTTTCCGGGTTATCATTCTCAAAACAGCAGTGTAGCCTCTCTATCATcacttgtatatatatatttatgccaGGGAAGGTTGAGTGCTTGCATTCCGCACGGTTGGATTGAACTGGAATGTTACAAAGATATAAAAGCTGATTCTGACTCCCCCCGTTCCTGGGGAGACGGCAGGTTTCATCTGAACCCCGTGTCTCTGTTAATTTGCCCGTTAGAACTCAGAGTGACACTAGAAAACGTTACTCCTCTGTAAATGTACAGACTGAGACCCAGATCTTATAGTAAATAATTATCCCTTAAAATGTGATTGGTTCTGCAGAGTAACATAGGAATATGTTATTCGAGTCCTGGGACCTTTGATAAGGATCTAATGTTAGCACAGGTTTTTGCCTGGAAGcatttgcaaaatgttttttctttgtggttaaaaATAGACACCATTATTGCAGGAATAGAATTCATAATCACTATCATTAAGGTAGCCAAccaatatttttcattgtattagataattccattttatgttattctcaatatttaaataaaatgatctcTTGTGATGAATTATTTAATGTCTCTACATTATATAAGAATGTGAGTGTGAAAAAGAGACAGGATTTCAACaaagatatttgaatattttttatttaaaaggaagtattttaaaatatcacattatgaggattttctttttaaaaaaacaaattaacaagtTAGTTTTAGTTAAAGGATAAAAGCAGTGGAAAGCAAAGGCTCTTTTCATGTATAGAACTTACCCGTGAAGAATTTTACAGATTAAGCGTGGAGATGgggaccaaaaataaaaaactgatgCCTATGTTCCATTAGGTTGCAGACAATCTTACATAAATTTCTAGAGATATGATTATTAGGTGAAGATAATCTTAGTGGCCACTGAGTTTCACCAAATGCACAAATTATTGTCAAGGATTCTTTGTAACCATTGAGTTTAAAAATACTTGCATTCATTATGATTAACTTAGCTTGTCATCACTTGAATTGCTATGTGATTTGGAGGGTTGTTTACAAAATTGCTGTACCAGTTTTAGtactttgatttgcatttgtttattcaaaTGTCCCCCCCAAACTATTGTTTATGGGTAAATATCTTAACTCTTCAAAACTTACAAGAGAAAAACTATTCTTCTCCCTATGTGTTTACCCTGGTAGTGTTATAAATCCACAAATGAGAAATGGAGGAAATTCCAAAATCAAATGTTAACACTAGATTAGGTTACAATTTTTACTTGCATATTTTTTCTATCCATAATACCATAGTCccttttttgaggaaaaaaatccaatgaaACTGTCTCTAATAATTTAACCCCATTCCATTTGCCCCCAATAATGGTTATTGGCAGAGGTCCCTCAAAGTCTTtgctatttattgtttttttttccaatctggcaaggaaattataaattataatgtgGATAGAGTACTCAGCATATTGTAGGTATTCACAAATTTTGGCCTTCGTCTCTAGTTTAGcttcatcatcatcctcatcatcgtGATGTGAATATTCTCTGATCTCTCCAGGACAAAACCTAAGTTAAAGGAGTTACTCCACTTGGATCAGGGCTGCCACCGTATCCTTCCAAGGAGCTACATTCATGTCATTGTGTGAATGGCACTCCCTGGAATTGTGCAGTAAAACCTACCAAACAGTATGATTTGGATGCTCAGTGCTTTTTAAGGGGTGTTTATGTCATATGGGGTAATGGACGTCTTAGCAGATGTGTTAGGATGACCCAGTAGGTTCCCAGAGTCATCCTACAGAGCAGTAGCAGAGGAGCCCCCAGTTGCTAAAAGCAGAAGTTACCGTTCAATTACTCCTACACCCACTACCAGACACAACTTTTCCTTGGATCTCTACATACTTTCCATATCCCCTGAAAAGAAAGCAGCAAACTTGACTGGAGGTAACTGTAATTTAGCAGTTTCCCTCAGGGAGGAAAAAGTGAGCAGTCGTATCTTGGATATTTGATTAAGGTCCCAGTGCACAGCCAATCTTACTGAAGCAAGGAACTGTGATTGAAGAAACTGTGaggtttttcttcttgttttaggttttaaaatttgaaaacactgaACCTGAAATTTGAGagaaaaccctaaatataaataaaatctttgaaagaCCCTGTAAATCACTTGCTTCCTCTCTATTAGTTCCCCATTCCATTATTCCTGTCTCATAAAACATTGGCAGATGCCTTGAAAGAATTGCAGCTGCACGAAGAATAGTCATTTAAATGATTGGCTTTAAAACAGGTTTCCTTCTTAGCGGCACCTACTTAGAAAGTTGTCTATGAAAGGGATATCAGAAtgaatttccatttcatttgtcAATTAATTTGCCCGATAGAATCTAGGGTAACTGAGGATGGGCAATATTAACCAAGGGTTGTTAAAGGTAATGAAGAACCACGAAGCAAAGAGAAATAGGTTACTTGCTGCTCAAATGGGGCTTGTAAAGGGTGATTCCCTGATGAAGCACTCAAAGATCTCCCGCTGGTCTAGATTATGGTTCCCCAGCTCCAGGTGGCTGAATTTTGTATCTCTCCCAGAGATAACAAGAATACAGTGCCCAAGAGGTCAATTTGGAAATATGAAAACCCAGAATCTAGCTGTGGCTGTGGCTTGCAATTTATTAGAAGTTCTTTAGGCTACTCTTACATACACTACAGTCTGAGAATCATTGACCTGGAGTGTAAGAGGGAAATTCACCAGTTCCctagagtaaataaaaatattccttagtGTTTCTTATCTCTTCAATATTTAATGAGGAATATGAAGAAGGTATGCATTGATCTGTGATTTGTTCTTTCGATCGGGTTAGATCGCCTGGAAGATCTTTGCTAAGCCAAAGATGAATGAAGGTTATCCTGACAACCGTGTTTTGTATTGATATCCTAATATGTCACTTGATTTGGGAACAGGCGCAGAAATCTTACCAGTACACTCTGATGCAGGTGTTCTGTTTTAACACTCTTTAAGAAATCCTGCTCTCAGGATGTCTTTATCTAGATAAATGATTTGACTCCTTAttactgaaaaaattttattcgtttttctttttaaaattagtagcTGTTGCGGCATGCTAGACAAATTACAAAACTGCTGTATAGCTCATACCTCTCATTCCCCACTTAGCCTGATTGGATTTGAGATATACTTGCTCTTAGCAGCAATATGTTGCCAGAGTCTCTCAGGGTGTATCAACGATATGGAATAATTAAGGCCATTCATTTTTGCTAATTTATTCTTATGGGACTAAATTTCAGACAGTAATCATTTCTTAACCTTATCCTCAAACTGTATGAGTAGACTTTGTTAAAATATCCTACTGTAATTTCCACTATTTTAATTCCCTCTATTCTGCAAATTTAAAGTTACTGTATTAGAGAAATATaggcacaaagaagaaaaatgattacaACATATAGTATAATTTGGTGGCTCCTAAGAACTCAAACATATAACCTTTTTCTATGAATGTGCATGTATATTTCTGATTACTGTGGTTGTATTTATAAAGATTCTAATATAGCAAGACAAACATAATAATATGTGGAACAATTTGCATTTTACATAAGGCTTTCACATACAGTATTTTAATCATgactaaaattttctaaaataagccaGAAAATTATTATAATGCTTGCTTTTAGATAACTAAGTGTTAGAGAGATCAAGTGTCTGGCCCCAAGTGAGTAATAAAAGAACTCTGCCTTTTGCGATTTTggcttttttagtttttaaaagtattatactatatgcaaaaattatcaaatttaccTTTTGAATGTCACACGACAAATAGGACTATTGATAAAGCCAAATATATCATGTTACGATATAGTCTGGTCTTTTGAAATTTCAACATTTGGTTagcaagttttaaaaagtatcatttattGACTGATCTTCATCTAGGTAAGGTTTTTCTTCAGGGTTAAGTCACCTTTATGTagctttaaattgtattttaaaagatttatgtcATTTCTATAACCCATTTGATTAAATTGCGATGAGATTGCAAGGGTTGGCACTAGAAGAGGAGAACTTGGTCACCTGAAGTAAGACTGAGCACTGTTCACTAACTCAAGGTGGACGGCACTAGCATAAATCTCTGGCAGCATTTATTACCCATCTCTAGTTCACTGAATCTAACTCTGAtaatagaataatatttcaacaaaaacaaGGCAATACTCTTGGTGGCTCACAGTGGTTTATTTGGACCACTTTGGAAAGCAGCAacaataatagttaacattaaGAACTTACtgaatgccaggcactgctcaCATTATTTATGTGCATTGACATCTTTATTCCTCAGCAACCCCATGAGTTAGTATCATTATTGATCAATTGATTGTAATTTGAACTCCTTCTCTGCATAAGAAACATTAAGTTGTAggatttaaaatgtcatttatccAGAGAGATTCTTATGTAGTGTTCTATTAAAACAAGCATCTGTTAATGGAAATAATTGCCTTTTTAGCTTTCAAAAAGTAGGTAAAGAAGCTCTAAGATTTCTGATACAATTCCAAATGATGCAAGAAACTGCACTAAGAAAGTAGGTGACTTTGTTATCAaacaggcaggaaagaaaaagcaCCAAAGATAAGTTGGTACTACTGACACCCTATTTATGTCTGATTAAAAATTGTAGACTGGTAGAATGTAGAGTCCTGTGACCACCTCCCACATACCATCCCTTTGACATTGTAGGCACAGCATTAGGCAGACATACTGAGTAGGATCTCAATAAATGTTCTTTCAACATCCAGGAAAaaatgacctcaccaaatgaactaagtAAGACACCAGCGACCAGCCCGGGAGTGATGAAGATATGTGAACTTTcagacagaaaattcaaaatagctgttctgaagaagctcagtgaacttcaatGCAACACAGTGaaagaattcagaagcctatcagagaaatttaacaaagagatagcaataataaaaaacaatcaagtagatattctggagctgaaaaattcaatcGACAAGCTGAAAGATGCAACAGAGAATCTCAACTGCAGAATCGATCAAGCAGAATACAGAATAAGTGAGCTTGAAGATAGGCTGTATGAAAATACACAGTccgaagagaaaaaagaaaaaagaattaaaaaaaatgaagcacgCCTACAAGAGCTGGAAAACAGCCTCAAAAGGGCAAGTCTAAGAGTTATTCTCCTTAAAGAGTAGGTAGAGAGAGAAATTGGGGAAGGAAgttaattcaaagaaataatgacaaagaactttccaaacctagagaaagatatcgatattcaggtacaagaaggtcatagagtATCAAGTGCATTTAACTTAAATAAGATTAattcaaggcatttaataatcaaactcCCAAAGGTCACGGATAAAGAAAGGATCCTTAGAgcagcaagagaaaggaaaacaacatataaaggagctccactGTGTCCAGCAGCAGACTGCTCAGTGGAGACCAGGAGAGGGTGGCATGGCATATTCGAAGAGCTAAcggaaaaaaaacaacttaaccatagaatattatatcctacaaaaatattcttcaaacatgctggcaaggatgtggaggaaaggaaaccctcatacactgctgtgggaatgtaaattagcaaaACCACTAATGGAgtacagtatggaggttcctgaaaacactaaaaatagaactaccatatgacccagtcaTCCTACTgttagatatttttccaaaagaaaggaaatcaggatatgcaaaagatatttgcactcctgcatttattgcaacactattcacagtagccaaaatttggaatcaacctaagtgtccctcagtggatgaatgggtaaagaaattgtatatatacacaatggaatattatatagccacaaaaaagaatgaaatcctggcatttgctacaacatgggtggaactggagaacattatgttaagtgaaataagccaagcacaggaagacaaatctcATATGTACTCATGCgtatgtgggaactaaaaatcaaaacaattgaTCTTATctagacagagagtagaatgacggttGCAGAGGCTGGCAGGGGTAGCAG
Coding sequences within:
- the GRXCR1 gene encoding glutaredoxin domain-containing cysteine-rich protein 1 isoform X4, encoding MAERRCSVLGNLLSSGCWFHSRAAALSVGSDPAAWTGAVAADPGCCDPLTWVEVTMLKREMKPDSDRPRRVRFRVASSHSGRVLKEVYEDGQPPGSLDSECASTCGVDGLSDSDGPQNGHLGWEGDGPEHDQDKLLVLARAASEKVFGTRRVNILSKNGTVRGVKYKVSAGQALFNNLSTVLQPPCADLEFDRVVIYTTCLRVVRTTFERCELVRKIFQNHRVKFEEKNIALNGEYGKELDERCRRAREAPSLPVVFIDGHYLGKLPPALSTHLRWKDALCWVSHVVKRTFREEEKLMLVISFTSGFEE
- the GRXCR1 gene encoding glutaredoxin domain-containing cysteine-rich protein 1 isoform X5 translates to MAERRCSVLGNLLSSGCWFHSRAAALSVGSDPAAWTGAVAADPGCCDPLTWVEVTMLKREMKPDSDRPRRVRFRVASSHSGRVLKEVYEDGQPPGSLDSECASTCGVDGLSDSDGPQNGHLGWEGDGPEHDQDKLLVLARAASEKVFGTRRVNILSKNGTVRGVKYKVSAGQALFNNLSTVLQPPCADLEFDRVVIYTTCLRVVRTTFERCELVRKIFQNHRVKFEEKNIALNGEYGKELDERCRRAREAPSLPVVFIDGHYLGKLPPALSTHLRWKDALCWVSHVVKRTFREEEKLMLPN
- the GRXCR1 gene encoding glutaredoxin domain-containing cysteine-rich protein 1 isoform X3, whose protein sequence is MAERRCSVLGNLLSSGCWFHSRAAALSVGSDPAAWTGAVAADPGCCDPLTWVEVTMLKREMKPDSDRPRRVRFRVASSHSGRVLKEVYEDGQPPGSLDSECASTCGVDGLSDSDGPQNGHLGWEGDGPEHDQDKLLVLARAASEKVFGTRRVNILSKNGTVRGVKYKVSAGQALFNNLSTVLQPPCADLEFDRVVIYTTCLRVVRTTFERCELVRKIFQNHRVKFEEKNIALNGEYGKELDERCRRAREAPSLPVVFIDGHYLGKLPPALSTHLRWKDALCWVSHVVKRTFREEEKLMLIRRMNRMNRTKQTICLSTSLETLK
- the GRXCR1 gene encoding glutaredoxin domain-containing cysteine-rich protein 1 isoform X1, giving the protein MAERRCSVLGNLLSSGCWFHSRAAALSVGSDPAAWTGAVAADPGCCDPLTWVEVTMLKREMKPDSDRPRRVRFRVASSHSGRVLKEVYEDGQPPGSLDSECASTCGVDGLSDSDGPQNGHLGWEGDGPEHDQDKLLVLARAASEKVFGTRRVNILSKNGTVRGVKYKVSAGQALFNNLSTVLQPPCADLEFDRVVIYTTCLRVVRTTFERCELVRKIFQNHRVKFEEKNIALNGEYGKELDERCRRAREAPSLPVVFIDGHYLGGAEKILSMNESGELQDLLTKIERVQHPHECPSCGGFGFLPCSVCHGSKMSVFRNCFTDSFKALKCTVCNENGLQRCKNCTG
- the GRXCR1 gene encoding glutaredoxin domain-containing cysteine-rich protein 1 isoform X2, with translation MAERRCSVLGNLLSSGCWFHSRAAALSVGSDPAAWTGAVAADPGCCDPLTWVEVTMLKREMKPDSDRPRRVRFRVASSHSGRVLKEVYEDGQPPGSLDSECASTCGVDGLSDSDGPQNGHLGWEGDGPEHDQDKLLVLARAASEKVFGTRRVNILSKNGTVRGVKYKVSAGQALFNNLSTVLQPPCADLEFDRVVIYTTCLRVVRTTFERCELVRKIFQNHRVKFEEKNIALNGEYGKELDERCRRAREAPSLPVVFIDGHYLGRVQHPHECPSCGGFGFLPCSVCHGSKMSVFRNCFTDSFKALKCTVCNENGLQRCKNCTG